Proteins encoded within one genomic window of Halodesulfurarchaeum formicicum:
- the sufD gene encoding Fe-S cluster assembly protein SufD, with protein MSSAQFREAVDRETVTALAEQFDEPDWLLETRLEALEAIEELDYPSVIQTPGRKWTNLDDLDFESLVDPLSQPAETSRAGGDEVAVRSITETLQTDPELLEEHYGSVVDPLDNRLVALATALRSGGTVVHVPAGVDAGTVQIETEMNGRSRLEYTLVVAEANSSVTVVDRRSSGDPIDASRYYGGTVEVVAGENATVNYGSLQQFDDDTYAYTKSEGVADTYAAVNWLEGNLGSRLRKSEVGTRLEGDGSETKTVGAFFGRYDQHFDLDSRVWHRGEHTTADLVTRGVVDDRARSVYEGTQDVGREAWDTSSYQRENTLMLSDDSEADASPKLIINNHDTEASHAASVGQVDQRDLFYMTSRGVPEQRARNMLVEGFFVPVLEEMDVEGLREDFEAGVAARLTE; from the coding sequence ATGAGCAGTGCCCAGTTCCGCGAGGCGGTCGATCGCGAAACCGTCACCGCACTCGCCGAGCAGTTCGACGAGCCGGACTGGCTCCTCGAAACCCGTCTTGAAGCGCTGGAAGCGATCGAGGAACTGGATTACCCCTCGGTCATTCAGACGCCGGGTCGCAAGTGGACCAACCTGGATGACCTGGACTTCGAGTCCCTGGTCGACCCGCTCTCCCAGCCCGCGGAGACGAGTCGAGCAGGCGGGGATGAGGTCGCCGTGCGTTCGATCACCGAGACTCTCCAGACGGACCCGGAACTCCTCGAGGAGCATTACGGATCGGTCGTCGATCCGCTCGACAACCGGCTAGTGGCGCTGGCGACGGCGCTGCGCTCCGGTGGAACCGTCGTCCACGTGCCGGCCGGTGTCGACGCTGGAACGGTCCAGATCGAGACCGAGATGAACGGCCGGTCGCGCCTGGAGTACACGCTGGTCGTCGCCGAAGCGAACAGTTCCGTGACCGTCGTCGACCGCCGTTCCTCTGGCGACCCGATCGACGCGTCGCGGTACTACGGTGGGACTGTCGAGGTCGTGGCCGGCGAGAACGCCACGGTGAACTACGGCTCGCTGCAGCAGTTCGACGACGACACTTACGCCTACACCAAATCGGAGGGTGTCGCGGACACCTACGCAGCGGTGAACTGGCTGGAAGGCAATCTGGGCTCCCGGCTCCGCAAGTCCGAGGTCGGCACGCGACTCGAAGGCGACGGTTCGGAGACCAAGACCGTCGGGGCCTTTTTCGGTCGATACGACCAGCATTTCGATCTCGACTCGCGGGTCTGGCATCGTGGTGAGCACACCACGGCGGACCTGGTCACTCGCGGTGTCGTAGACGATCGCGCTCGTTCGGTTTACGAGGGCACCCAGGATGTCGGTCGCGAGGCCTGGGACACGAGTTCCTACCAGCGCGAGAATACCCTGATGCTCTCCGACGACAGCGAGGCCGACGCCTCGCCGAAGCTTATCATCAACAACCACGACACCGAGGCCTCCCACGCGGCCTCGGTGGGACAGGTCGACCAGCGAGACCTGTTCTACATGACTTCCCGTGGGGTCCCCGAGCAACGGGCTCGGAACATGCTCGTCGAGGGCTTTTTCGTCCCGGTCCTGGAGGAGATGGACGTCGAAGGACTGCGCGAGGACTTCGAGGCTGGCGTCGCAGCCCGACTGACCGAGTAA
- a CDS encoding threonine synthase — MNTFGTVTGFHCRNCEATLEGEQVGGYCPSCGGVLTVNWDIDETGLASVTASRTPQTMWAYEGLLPFSSEAAVTMGEGGTPLVKVPKLADSVGVSQLLVKDEGQNPTGTVVDRGLSLAMTAAAQTDVRAVSLAAPGAAGQSAAAYAARADLDATVYLPSRAPFERKAMTNVHGAELTVVQGRLPDAENRLRSDRDTLELGASLGPFETPFRHVAHQTIAFELLAEMDRVPDAIVVPVGTGTVLVGLYTGLVTLRENGLLAELPSLYAVQPTGCAPIVDAWEGERPTEPVTVPDTVCGELEVPEPAGGEWVLDALDASDGGAVAVPDEAILDEGLTIARESGLELAPEAATGLAGLRKLASTGEIGSESTVVTVGSGTGGADLLRSRLEARPR, encoded by the coding sequence ATGAACACGTTTGGGACGGTGACGGGCTTTCACTGTCGCAACTGTGAAGCGACACTCGAAGGAGAACAGGTCGGAGGATACTGCCCTTCGTGTGGCGGCGTTCTCACGGTCAATTGGGACATCGACGAGACTGGGTTGGCGAGTGTCACCGCCAGCCGGACGCCACAGACAATGTGGGCCTACGAGGGGTTGCTCCCCTTCAGCAGCGAGGCGGCGGTCACGATGGGCGAAGGTGGGACCCCCCTCGTGAAGGTCCCCAAATTGGCGGATTCGGTCGGTGTGTCCCAACTACTCGTCAAAGACGAGGGCCAGAACCCCACCGGGACAGTTGTCGATCGCGGACTGTCCCTGGCGATGACCGCGGCGGCACAGACCGACGTACGAGCCGTTTCACTCGCCGCCCCGGGCGCAGCCGGACAGTCGGCTGCGGCCTACGCCGCACGGGCTGACCTGGACGCGACCGTCTACCTGCCCTCGCGAGCGCCCTTCGAGCGGAAGGCCATGACGAACGTCCACGGCGCTGAGTTGACCGTCGTCCAGGGCCGACTTCCAGACGCAGAGAACCGCCTTCGGAGTGATCGCGATACGCTAGAGCTGGGGGCCTCACTGGGCCCCTTCGAAACGCCGTTTCGACACGTCGCTCACCAGACGATCGCGTTCGAACTACTCGCGGAGATGGACCGCGTCCCGGATGCCATCGTCGTTCCCGTAGGAACTGGAACCGTCCTCGTTGGGCTCTACACCGGCCTCGTGACCTTGCGGGAGAACGGCTTGCTCGCCGAGCTACCCTCGCTTTACGCCGTTCAACCGACCGGTTGTGCCCCGATCGTGGACGCCTGGGAAGGGGAACGGCCAACCGAACCTGTAACCGTCCCGGACACCGTCTGTGGCGAACTCGAAGTCCCGGAACCGGCCGGCGGCGAGTGGGTACTCGACGCCCTCGACGCGAGCGATGGTGGAGCCGTCGCCGTCCCCGACGAGGCCATTCTCGACGAGGGACTCACGATCGCGCGCGAATCCGGTCTCGAACTGGCTCCCGAGGCAGCAACCGGACTGGCTGGGCTCCGGAAACTCGCCTCGACTGGCGAGATCGGGTCCGAATCGACGGTGGTGACGGTGGGTTCCGGAACGGGTGGCGCTGACTTGCTTCGAAGCCGCCTCGAAGCTCGCCCGCGGTGA
- a CDS encoding LURP-one-related/scramblase family protein, with protein MSAATHQIRGLELDDDQYEIEQALVRNKYVARDSTGAVVLRGSQKRLQLKEQFPFEDSDGTEVFEIKADSIADVAGEYALIDSQTGERVVVLDNQWSWMGDQWKIRDPTTEALIAVIETQNRAVEFLRHLHSVFGFVPHAYEISDPRGNHVGTIEGQLGLKDRYDVEIEDASEVPREPVIAAAMVIDAIEGN; from the coding sequence ATGTCGGCAGCAACCCACCAGATTCGCGGGCTCGAACTCGATGATGATCAGTACGAGATCGAACAGGCGCTGGTTCGGAACAAGTACGTGGCCCGGGACAGTACGGGAGCGGTCGTCCTGCGTGGCTCCCAAAAGCGCCTGCAGCTAAAGGAACAATTCCCCTTCGAAGACAGCGACGGGACCGAAGTCTTCGAGATCAAAGCCGACTCGATCGCGGACGTCGCGGGGGAGTATGCCCTGATCGACTCGCAGACCGGCGAACGGGTCGTCGTACTCGACAATCAGTGGTCCTGGATGGGCGACCAGTGGAAGATCCGCGATCCGACAACTGAAGCCCTCATCGCCGTGATCGAAACCCAGAACAGGGCCGTGGAGTTTCTCAGACACCTCCACTCGGTATTCGGGTTCGTGCCCCATGCCTACGAGATCTCGGATCCCAGAGGGAATCACGTCGGGACCATCGAGGGCCAACTCGGACTCAAAGACCGCTATGACGTCGAGATCGAGGACGCAAGTGAGGTTCCACGGGAGCCGGTCATCGCGGCCGCGATGGTGATCGACGCGATCGAGGGGAACTGA
- the sufB gene encoding Fe-S cluster assembly protein SufB, which yields MSSDSDLEDADTEKRFEFKKEQSSAFESEMGLNEETVRVISEDKDEPEWMLERRLKALEHYKNMPMPTDWPGQPDLSELDIQKIIPYIRPDVETRGEAETWEDLPDEIRDTFDKLGIPEAEKEALSGVGAQYESEVVYQNMKEQWEKKGVVFMNMDRAVQEHPELVKEHFMTKAVPPSDNKFAALHGAVWSGGSFVYIPEDVSVEMPIQAYFRMNSEGMGQFEHTLIVAEPGSEVHYIEGCSAPQYATHNLHSGAVEIFVREDAHVQYSTVQNWSKNTFNLNTKRALVDANATMEWVSGSMGSKATMLYPCSVLKGEGATDNHITIAFAGEGQDIDTGAKVYHNAPKTKSTIESKSISKDGGRTNYRGLVHIANGASQSSTSVECDALMFDNKSTSDTMPYMEINESTVDVAHEATVGKIGDEDVFYLQSRGLDDDDAKQMIVAGFIEPITEELPLEYAVELNRLIELEMEGSLG from the coding sequence CGTTCGGGTCATCTCCGAGGACAAGGACGAACCCGAGTGGATGCTTGAGCGTCGCCTGAAGGCTCTGGAGCACTACAAGAACATGCCGATGCCGACGGATTGGCCGGGCCAGCCCGACCTCTCCGAGCTCGACATCCAGAAGATCATTCCCTACATCCGGCCGGACGTGGAGACCCGCGGCGAGGCCGAGACGTGGGAGGATCTCCCTGACGAGATTCGTGACACTTTCGACAAACTGGGGATCCCAGAGGCCGAGAAGGAGGCCCTCTCGGGCGTTGGCGCCCAGTACGAGTCCGAGGTGGTCTACCAGAACATGAAAGAACAGTGGGAGAAGAAAGGGGTCGTCTTCATGAACATGGACCGGGCGGTCCAGGAACACCCCGAGCTCGTCAAAGAGCACTTCATGACCAAGGCCGTGCCCCCGAGTGACAACAAGTTCGCGGCCCTTCACGGGGCGGTCTGGTCCGGCGGCTCCTTTGTCTACATTCCAGAGGACGTCTCCGTCGAGATGCCGATTCAGGCCTACTTCCGGATGAACTCCGAGGGGATGGGTCAGTTCGAGCACACGCTCATCGTGGCCGAACCCGGCTCGGAAGTCCACTACATCGAGGGGTGTTCGGCCCCCCAGTATGCCACGCACAACCTGCACTCCGGGGCCGTCGAGATCTTCGTGCGCGAGGACGCACACGTCCAGTACTCGACCGTACAGAACTGGTCGAAGAACACGTTCAACCTCAACACGAAGCGGGCCCTGGTCGACGCGAACGCCACGATGGAGTGGGTCTCGGGCAGCATGGGTTCGAAAGCGACCATGCTCTACCCCTGTTCGGTCCTCAAGGGCGAGGGCGCGACGGACAACCACATCACCATCGCCTTCGCCGGCGAGGGTCAGGACATCGACACCGGGGCGAAGGTCTACCACAACGCGCCGAAGACCAAGTCCACGATCGAGTCCAAGTCCATCAGCAAGGACGGCGGGCGGACGAACTACCGTGGGCTGGTCCACATCGCCAACGGGGCCAGTCAGTCCTCGACCAGCGTCGAGTGTGACGCGTTGATGTTCGACAACAAGTCCACCTCGGACACCATGCCCTACATGGAGATCAACGAGTCCACCGTCGACGTGGCCCACGAGGCGACCGTCGGCAAGATCGGCGACGAGGACGTCTTCTACCTGCAGTCCCGTGGCCTCGATGACGACGACGCAAAGCAGATGATCGTCGCCGGCTTCATCGAGCCGATCACCGAGGAACTGCCGCTCGAATACGCCGTGGAACTGAATCGGCTGATCGAACTGGAAATGGAGGGGAGTCTGGGATGA
- a CDS encoding cold-shock protein, translating to MASGTVAFFNERKGYGFIESDESEEDVFFHMEDVGGPDLEEGQEVEFEIEQADKGPRAKNLTRL from the coding sequence ATGGCATCCGGTACGGTTGCATTCTTCAACGAGCGGAAAGGGTACGGCTTCATCGAGAGCGACGAGTCCGAAGAGGACGTTTTCTTCCACATGGAAGACGTCGGCGGGCCTGATCTGGAGGAGGGCCAGGAAGTCGAATTCGAGATCGAACAGGCAGACAAGGGCCCCCGAGCGAAGAACCTCACGCGGTTGTAG
- a CDS encoding HD domain-containing protein — protein sequence MGVEIANAPVTDESFESMAEFVYDYLQASVENEGDGGRMRWYPWHSAEYRFNHIMNVVDLATEIARKEGANVDVVKVASLFHDIAKLEADQDVHAEAGARVAREYLQSHAQFPDSFIDQVCRAIENHSHQGDLDEVSLEAQCLIEADLLDKVGANGITLMLLRMGYEARTHMDAAEMVQRVLARGEDARKRVQSDAAESIAHQRLKRVAWFREWLEGEVSEMSVDDEELLR from the coding sequence GTGGGGGTCGAGATAGCCAACGCGCCGGTCACCGACGAGTCCTTCGAGTCGATGGCCGAGTTCGTGTACGACTACCTGCAGGCAAGCGTGGAGAACGAGGGTGACGGGGGCCGGATGCGCTGGTACCCCTGGCACTCCGCCGAGTACCGGTTCAACCACATCATGAACGTGGTGGACCTGGCGACCGAGATCGCCAGGAAGGAGGGCGCAAACGTGGACGTCGTGAAAGTCGCCTCGCTGTTCCACGACATCGCTAAACTGGAGGCCGACCAGGACGTCCACGCGGAGGCGGGGGCCCGGGTCGCTCGCGAGTACCTCCAGAGCCACGCCCAGTTCCCCGACTCGTTTATCGATCAGGTGTGTCGGGCGATCGAGAACCACAGTCACCAGGGTGACCTGGACGAGGTATCCCTGGAGGCCCAGTGTCTGATCGAGGCCGACCTCCTCGACAAGGTCGGAGCAAACGGGATCACGCTCATGCTGCTCCGGATGGGTTACGAAGCGCGGACCCACATGGACGCCGCCGAGATGGTCCAGCGGGTCTTGGCACGTGGCGAAGACGCTCGCAAACGGGTCCAGAGCGACGCCGCCGAATCGATCGCCCACCAGCGACTCAAGCGCGTCGCGTGGTTCCGCGAATGGCTCGAGGGCGAGGTCTCGGAGATGAGTGTCGACGACGAAGAGCTACTTAGATAA
- a CDS encoding sulfatase, producing MSSDSPTNVLLITVDSLRADAISPYDDSRHTPVMDDLADRGTVFEQAFATGNWTPFSFPGIMASQPVFRETGRIGVEGLSPLASVLSEAGIETAGFNAANGFLTDHWGYEEGFDSFESFVASVGSNAYSRYLATHPTVEAWVQLATAPIRRLHSWVRGESEDRPFLDASRMFDVEEAAVAEIESKDGPSFIWVHYMDTHTPYVPAPRYIREVSGSRIGTHRMLHAHTRTGLGWEVGPKTLEELRMLYQAAVRQVDASIGRLLEAVESSGQAGETAVVLAGDHGEEFQEHGHLAHYPKLYDELIHVPLIVDVPGREPSRVDSAVGLDAIPPTVTDLLGVDPAADWDGRSLAPSLETGTVDHPEPVVSVTVRGESVTSQPIPRSLDDGDLWVSVRDRDWTYIECVPKDTRELYYRPTDPTQQTDLSEDPGEEGAAVMDRFAGIVAAHADALGDSPADDEPEPAANEELEQRLTALGYR from the coding sequence ATGAGCTCAGATTCACCCACGAATGTGCTTCTCATCACGGTCGACTCGCTGCGAGCGGACGCCATCAGCCCGTACGACGACTCGCGGCACACCCCGGTCATGGACGACCTCGCCGACCGTGGGACGGTGTTCGAGCAGGCCTTTGCGACTGGGAACTGGACGCCGTTCTCGTTTCCCGGGATCATGGCCTCCCAGCCGGTCTTTCGGGAGACGGGACGGATCGGTGTCGAGGGGCTCTCGCCGCTCGCGAGTGTCCTTTCCGAGGCTGGGATCGAGACGGCGGGTTTCAACGCGGCCAACGGGTTTCTCACCGACCACTGGGGGTACGAGGAGGGATTCGACAGTTTCGAGTCCTTCGTCGCGAGCGTCGGTTCGAACGCCTACAGTCGCTATCTGGCGACCCACCCCACGGTCGAAGCCTGGGTTCAGCTGGCGACAGCACCCATCCGCCGGTTGCACTCCTGGGTCCGGGGCGAGAGCGAGGACCGACCGTTTCTCGATGCCTCCCGCATGTTCGACGTGGAAGAAGCGGCGGTCGCGGAGATCGAATCGAAGGACGGGCCGTCCTTTATCTGGGTCCACTACATGGACACGCACACGCCATACGTACCGGCTCCACGATATATTCGGGAGGTCTCCGGCTCCCGAATCGGAACACATCGGATGCTCCACGCACACACTCGAACGGGGCTGGGATGGGAGGTCGGGCCGAAGACCCTGGAGGAACTCCGGATGCTCTACCAGGCGGCGGTTCGGCAGGTTGATGCGAGCATCGGTCGACTGCTCGAGGCCGTCGAATCGAGCGGGCAGGCCGGTGAGACGGCGGTGGTCCTGGCCGGCGATCACGGCGAGGAGTTTCAGGAACACGGCCACCTCGCCCACTACCCGAAACTCTACGACGAACTGATCCACGTCCCGCTGATCGTCGATGTACCGGGCAGGGAGCCCTCGCGGGTCGACTCGGCTGTGGGACTCGACGCGATTCCGCCGACGGTGACAGATCTTCTGGGCGTCGACCCGGCGGCAGACTGGGACGGCCGTTCCCTCGCCCCGAGTCTGGAGACGGGCACCGTGGACCACCCCGAACCCGTGGTCTCGGTGACGGTTCGGGGCGAATCAGTCACCAGCCAGCCGATCCCGCGTTCACTCGACGATGGGGACCTCTGGGTGAGCGTGCGGGATCGGGACTGGACGTACATCGAATGCGTTCCAAAAGACACACGCGAGCTGTACTATCGACCGACAGATCCAACTCAGCAGACGGATTTGAGTGAGGACCCTGGCGAGGAGGGGGCGGCCGTGATGGATCGGTTTGCTGGTATCGTGGCGGCCCATGCGGACGCACTGGGGGACTCGCCGGCGGACGATGAGCCCGAACCGGCCGCAAACGAAGAGCTGGAGCAGCGGTTGACGGCACTCGGCTATCGGTAG
- a CDS encoding GtrA family protein — protein sequence MLRSFLRGLHSGPVAEQLRRFVVVGTVAAGIQLLVLWLLVDAVGLNYLLGAVIAIEFTILFQYVLNNAWTFEAAKNTGRREYYAGLVKTNLVRGSAIPLQLGVLFVLVEFGAIPYLLANAVAILVSGVYRFYLDARWTWGQ from the coding sequence ATGCTCAGGTCTTTCCTCCGCGGATTGCATAGCGGTCCGGTTGCTGAACAGCTTCGGCGGTTCGTGGTCGTCGGCACCGTCGCCGCGGGCATCCAGTTACTGGTACTCTGGCTGCTCGTAGACGCTGTCGGCCTGAACTATCTCCTTGGGGCCGTTATCGCCATCGAGTTTACGATCCTCTTCCAGTACGTCCTCAACAACGCCTGGACCTTCGAGGCCGCGAAGAACACGGGTCGTCGCGAATATTATGCGGGACTGGTCAAGACCAACCTGGTTCGGGGCTCGGCGATCCCGCTGCAACTCGGCGTGCTGTTCGTCCTGGTCGAGTTCGGTGCGATCCCGTATCTCCTCGCGAATGCCGTCGCGATTCTCGTCAGTGGGGTCTATCGCTTCTATCTCGACGCGCGATGGACCTGGGGGCAGTGA
- a CDS encoding CBS domain-containing protein encodes MEDVFVARLMTSELITANPDTFVEDAAQTLLENHIGSIVVSSEAGKIEGILTNTDFIRIVAESKPKAKTTVERYMSDEVVTIGPQAHIQEAADVMIEENISHLPVVDEDDQVIGIITKTDLTAYISAVQEPTPA; translated from the coding sequence ATGGAAGACGTTTTCGTCGCCCGACTCATGACTTCGGAGCTGATCACCGCGAACCCGGACACCTTCGTCGAGGACGCGGCCCAGACGCTCCTGGAAAACCACATCGGTTCGATCGTCGTCTCGTCCGAAGCGGGGAAGATCGAGGGCATCCTCACGAACACCGACTTCATTCGTATCGTCGCGGAGAGCAAGCCCAAGGCAAAGACCACCGTCGAACGCTACATGTCCGACGAAGTCGTCACCATCGGCCCGCAGGCCCACATCCAGGAGGCCGCGGACGTGATGATCGAGGAGAACATCTCCCACCTGCCGGTCGTCGACGAGGACGACCAGGTCATCGGGATCATCACCAAGACCGACCTCACGGCCTACATCTCTGCGGTCCAGGAACCAACGCCGGCCTAA
- a CDS encoding LysE family translocator, whose translation MLVALLSIVAGALLGLSLAAPPGPMNAVIAEESVNRGWRAGFAAGLGAMTADALFFLLAVAGLVAFIQDAPTLRGVMVGIGGLLMFYFAYGAVKGAGEFSGGDGASRAGFGKAFALAVTNPYQITWWLTAGVGLLDPSSVEAFGHSFAAMNGGLTIAGFFAGIVLWITVFPAALRTAGNAVDALGRAVAYGSGVVLVWFGVAFLWDAGSTLGVI comes from the coding sequence ATGTTGGTCGCGCTGCTCTCGATCGTCGCCGGTGCGCTCTTGGGGCTCTCGCTTGCGGCTCCGCCGGGACCGATGAACGCCGTGATCGCCGAAGAGAGTGTCAACCGCGGGTGGCGAGCTGGCTTTGCCGCCGGTTTGGGCGCGATGACCGCCGACGCGCTCTTTTTCCTCCTGGCCGTGGCGGGCCTGGTCGCGTTCATTCAGGACGCCCCGACTCTCAGAGGTGTCATGGTCGGTATCGGCGGCTTGCTGATGTTTTACTTCGCCTACGGAGCCGTGAAAGGGGCAGGCGAGTTCAGCGGGGGCGACGGCGCTTCGCGTGCGGGATTCGGGAAGGCCTTTGCGCTTGCGGTGACCAATCCCTACCAGATCACGTGGTGGCTGACTGCGGGCGTCGGGCTCCTCGATCCCAGCTCGGTCGAGGCGTTTGGCCACTCCTTTGCGGCCATGAATGGCGGGCTAACGATCGCCGGATTCTTCGCCGGGATCGTCCTCTGGATCACGGTTTTCCCGGCCGCGCTCAGGACGGCCGGTAATGCCGTCGATGCGCTCGGGCGAGCCGTTGCCTACGGGAGTGGCGTGGTGCTCGTCTGGTTCGGCGTCGCCTTCCTCTGGGACGCCGGGAGCACGCTGGGAGTTATCTAA
- the arcD gene encoding arginine/ornithine antiporter ArcD, whose protein sequence is MVLDFTPKTFDEIPPEKRPSFAEALVPVAGMILFLAVGMIYLELDPQIPLLWGIVLAGLMGRYYFKYTWDDLIGGVGESILMGLQAVLILFVIYMVIASWIDAGTIPAIMYYGLEFLSPKIFLPFTLVLAAVVSFAIGSSWTTAGTLGVAMIGIGSGLGIPAPMTAGAVLSGAYTGDKNSPLSDTTNLAAAVTNTDLMDHIRGMRPGTMVAFAISLVLFVVLGLNASGAIPVDRVSDIQQAIGSSYVISPIAFLPLVITFALALYGFPALPSLGAGIFAGVGVSVTLQGRGFAAAWEAVQYGTAPETGLELTNELLQSGGLDGSVWVVTIVVAALSLGGILQETGVLAAVAYNVGQAVKSVAGLTAGTAVGTFAMNVLAAEQYMAIVVPGMTLGNLYDEYGLESRNLSRAVEASGTTTAAFVPWSSGGVYMASALGVPVIQYAPYYFFGILSPLVLIFMGVTGWKMYYQESEEEDVTATQ, encoded by the coding sequence ATGGTCCTTGACTTCACCCCGAAGACGTTCGACGAGATTCCGCCGGAAAAACGTCCGTCGTTCGCTGAAGCATTGGTTCCCGTGGCCGGGATGATCCTGTTCCTCGCTGTGGGGATGATTTACCTGGAACTGGATCCGCAGATCCCGCTGCTCTGGGGGATCGTCCTGGCCGGGCTTATGGGACGCTATTACTTCAAATACACCTGGGATGACCTCATTGGTGGCGTCGGTGAAAGTATTCTGATGGGGCTGCAGGCGGTGCTCATCCTCTTTGTCATCTACATGGTCATCGCCTCGTGGATCGACGCCGGCACGATACCGGCCATCATGTACTACGGGCTCGAATTCCTCTCGCCGAAGATCTTCCTGCCATTTACCCTCGTGTTGGCCGCCGTGGTCTCCTTCGCGATCGGGTCCTCCTGGACGACCGCCGGGACACTCGGAGTCGCGATGATTGGGATTGGGTCGGGACTGGGCATTCCGGCGCCGATGACCGCCGGCGCGGTGCTCTCCGGTGCTTACACGGGAGACAAGAACTCGCCTCTCTCCGATACCACCAACCTGGCCGCCGCGGTCACGAACACGGACCTGATGGATCACATTCGGGGGATGCGACCAGGCACGATGGTCGCGTTCGCGATCTCCCTGGTTCTGTTCGTCGTCCTGGGGCTGAACGCGAGCGGCGCAATTCCCGTCGACCGAGTCTCGGATATTCAGCAGGCAATCGGGAGTTCCTATGTGATCTCGCCGATCGCCTTCCTGCCGCTCGTGATCACGTTCGCGCTGGCGCTGTATGGGTTCCCGGCGCTGCCCTCGCTTGGAGCGGGGATCTTTGCCGGGGTCGGCGTGAGCGTGACACTCCAGGGGCGTGGCTTCGCCGCGGCCTGGGAAGCGGTTCAGTACGGCACGGCCCCGGAGACGGGGCTGGAGCTCACCAACGAACTCCTCCAGAGCGGTGGGCTCGACGGCTCGGTCTGGGTCGTGACGATCGTCGTCGCCGCCCTCTCGCTGGGCGGAATCCTGCAGGAGACTGGGGTTCTGGCCGCGGTGGCCTACAACGTCGGGCAGGCCGTCAAGAGCGTGGCTGGCCTCACCGCCGGGACGGCCGTCGGTACCTTCGCTATGAACGTGCTCGCGGCCGAACAGTACATGGCCATCGTCGTCCCGGGAATGACCCTCGGAAACCTCTATGACGAGTACGGACTGGAGAGCCGGAACCTTTCCCGAGCCGTGGAAGCCTCTGGCACGACGACCGCGGCGTTTGTCCCCTGGAGTTCCGGTGGTGTCTATATGGCCTCGGCCCTGGGAGTCCCCGTTATCCAGTATGCACCATACTACTTCTTCGGCATTCTCTCGCCGCTCGTGCTCATCTTCATGGGCGTAACTGGCTGGAAGATGTACTATCAGGAATCTGAGGAAGAGGACGTGACGGCCACCCAGTAA
- a CDS encoding mechanosensitive ion channel family protein, giving the protein MAVISTLLTLLRRLLLALESLAVVIVVFGLVYLFGQYVVVPTVDYAFDSVTADETLKHTIHKVTGAAFLLLGFYLALPLSGLATTPTTVAAITAGGTIAVGFASREILSNFVSGVILVLDPEFRIGDWIRWGETEGVIEAIGFRVTRVHTFDNELITVPNSQLTTNQVWNPANKDRRRVTCRIGIDYDADIQTARDILRQVALTQESIEDRPAPTIHVVELAESDIGLQVLFWIADPERAEIVSIQSEYFEQAKAQLDAAGIDMPYPHRELTGSVDVRDRMDPHSSR; this is encoded by the coding sequence ATGGCAGTCATTTCGACCCTTCTGACGTTGCTACGGCGGCTGCTTCTGGCCCTGGAGTCGTTAGCCGTCGTCATCGTCGTCTTCGGGCTCGTCTATCTCTTCGGACAGTACGTTGTCGTCCCGACAGTCGATTACGCCTTCGACTCGGTCACGGCCGACGAGACGCTCAAACACACCATCCACAAAGTGACGGGGGCCGCCTTTCTCCTGCTGGGATTTTACCTCGCGCTTCCACTCTCCGGGCTCGCAACGACCCCGACTACCGTGGCAGCGATCACGGCCGGTGGCACGATCGCGGTCGGCTTCGCGTCCCGAGAGATCCTCTCGAATTTCGTCAGTGGCGTCATCCTGGTGCTAGATCCGGAGTTTCGGATCGGAGATTGGATCCGGTGGGGCGAGACGGAGGGTGTCATCGAGGCGATCGGGTTTCGAGTGACACGGGTGCACACCTTCGACAACGAACTCATCACGGTTCCGAACTCGCAGTTGACGACTAATCAGGTGTGGAACCCCGCAAACAAGGATCGCCGACGAGTTACCTGTCGGATCGGAATCGATTACGACGCCGATATCCAGACCGCCAGGGACATTTTGCGACAGGTTGCACTCACCCAGGAGAGCATCGAGGATCGGCCCGCGCCAACAATTCACGTTGTGGAGTTGGCCGAATCGGATATCGGACTCCAGGTGCTTTTCTGGATCGCCGATCCGGAACGGGCAGAGATCGTGTCGATCCAGTCGGAGTACTTCGAGCAAGCGAAGGCACAACTCGATGCGGCCGGGATCGATATGCCCTATCCGCACCGTGAGTTGACCGGGAGTGTGGACGTTCGCGATCGAATGGATCCGCATTCCTCCCGATGA